The Trichosurus vulpecula isolate mTriVul1 chromosome 4, mTriVul1.pri, whole genome shotgun sequence genome contains a region encoding:
- the OPTC gene encoding opticin produces MRISALLGLMALVIQEMEAMPPWMDGGVKQQQPQDEGTAYNNLELGSYDPNLDNYDLNSYEEQTIKSDYGDLTPKTKVVTLAPSTTRVSTKTVMATMAPKTWTAITTPSISSLLDNLTAQGLPTCLVCVCLGTSVYCDDADLEHIPPLPQETTYLYARFNHISQIRTGDFKGLRKLKRIDLSGNSISTIEDDAFLLPALEELIIPENKLVSLPRLPGSLVRLDAQLNNLQSSGILPESFRELKKLQFLYMSDNRLDYIPVPLPSSLRSLHLQNNHIQKIPEGTFCDTQDYKHIRRALEDIRLDGNPINLSLFANTYFCLPRLPIGSYT; encoded by the exons ATGAGGATCTCTGCCCTCCTGGGGCTGATGGCCCTGGTCATACAGGAGATGGAGGCTATGCCACCCTGGATGGATGGAGGGgtgaagcagcagcagccccaaGATGAAGGGACAGCTTATAACAATCTAGAGCTGGGAAGCTATGACCCAAATCTGGATAATTATGACCTGAATAGCTATGAAGAGCAAACCATAAAGAGTGACTATGGAGACCTGACCCCAAAG ACTAAAGTGGTCACCCTGGCCCCTTCAACCACGAGGGTATCCACCAAGACAGTGATGGCCACCATGGCCCCAAAGACGTGGACTGCGATCACCACCCCTTCCATATCTAGCCTGCTTGACAATCTGACTGCCCAGG GATTGCCCACCTGCTTGGTCTGTGTGTGCCTTGGCACCTCTGTGTACTGCGATGATGCTGACCTGGAACacatccctcctcttccccaggagaCAACTTACCTCTATGCCCGCTTTAATCATATCAGCCAGATCCGGACAGGAGATTTCAAAGGGCTAA GAAAACTAAAGCGGATTGACCTCTCAGGCAACTCCATTTCCACCATTGAAGATGATGCTTTCCTGTTACCTGCCCTGGAAGAATTGATCATCCCTGAGAACAAGCTGGTATCTCTGCCCAGGCTCCCTGGCAGTCTCGTGAGACTGGATGCCCAGCTCAATAACCTCCAAAGTTCAGGGATCTTACCAGAGAGCTTCAGA GAGCTGAAGAAGTTGCAATTTCTCTACATGTCAGACAACAGGCTGGACTACATCCCTGTGCCCCTGCCCTCCAGCCTGCGTTCTCTACACCTGCAG AACAATCACATACAAAAGATTCCTGAAGGCACCTTCTGTGATACTCAGGACTACAAGCATATCCGAAGGGCCCTGGAAGACATCCGCCTAGATGGCAACCCCATCAACCTCAGCCTCTTTGCCAACACCTACTTCTGCCTGCCCCGACTGCCCATAGGCAGCTACACTTGA